From one Gossypium hirsutum isolate 1008001.06 chromosome D08, Gossypium_hirsutum_v2.1, whole genome shotgun sequence genomic stretch:
- the LOC107900709 gene encoding protein NUCLEAR FUSION DEFECTIVE 4 isoform X1, whose translation MVGQSRKWMILVAVIWIQAFTGTNFDFSAYSSEMKKVLGISQVQLNYLAVASDMGKVFGWSSGLALMFFPLWTVLFMAAFMGLFGYGIQWLVICNVISLPYILVFFLCLLAGCSICWFNTVCFVLCIKNFPANRALALSLTVSYNGVSAALYALAGDAISASTSSLYLLLNSLVPLIVSIAALVPILRQPSVDPLSPEAVRSDSIMFLLLNMLAVLTGVYLLLFGSNTSDTSTSHLLLGGAVFLLVFPLCVPGVVYARRWFHHTIHSNFQLRGSGFILVDDDDLELHKRLVSRETSYNNLNGSSLSDDEVCEYRSSSQKLCNKEEDSARCCEKMIEKDQLVMLGEEHPAHVLVGRLDFWLYYIAYFCGGTIGLVYSNNLGQIAQSLGHSSNTTLLLTLYSSFSFFGRLLSAAPDYVRAKFYFARTGWLTIALLPTPVAFFLLAALSNSTAALRVGTALIGLSSGFIFAAAVSVTSELFGPNSVGVNHNILITNIPIGSLIYGVLAAVIYDGNVGRGLKLMFSDSVVCMGRDCYFLTFVWWGCLSVVGLVCSLLLFIRTKHAYDAFERNRALVEPQRNRSSNSIA comes from the exons atggttGGACAGTCCAGGAAATGGATGATCCTAGTGGCGGTTATTTGGATTCAAGCATTCACGGGTACGAATTTCGATTTCTCCGCTTATTCCTCGGAGATGAAGAAAGTATTGGGCATATCACAGGTGCAGTTGAATTATCTTGCGGTGGCGTCGGATATGGGGAAGGTATTCGGCTGGTCTTCTGGGTTGGCTCTCATGTTTTTCCCTTTGTGGACGGTGCTCTTCATGGCTGCTTTCATGGGCCTTTTTGGTTACGGAATCCAATGGCTCGTCATTTGTAACGTCATCTCTTTGCCTTACATACTG GTTTTCTTTCTATGCTTGTTAGCAGGATGTAGCATATGCTGGTTCAACACAGTTTGCTTTGTTCTTTGCATAAAAAACTTCCCGGCTAACCGAGCACTTGCTCTATCCCTCACAGTGAGCTACAATGGTGTAAGTGCAGCCTTGTACGCCCTTGCTGGTGATGCCATTAGTGCATCAACCAGTTCGCTATATCTTCTTCTGAATTCCCTTGTTCCCCTTATCGTTTCGATTGCAGCACTAGTTCCTATCCTCCGCCAACCCTCGGTGGATCCTCTTTCCCCCGAGGCAGTCCGCAGCGACTCCATTATGTTTCTACTATTGAACATGCTGGCCGTTTTAACCGGTGTTTATCTCCTCCTTTTCGGTTCAAACACATCGGATACAAGTACATCTCATCTCCTCCTTGGGGGAGCTGTTTTTCTTCTGGTTTTCCCATTATGTGTTCCCGGTGTTGTCTATGCCCGACGTTGGTTCCATCATACCATACATTCTAACTTCCAACTTAGAGGATCGGGCTTCATTCTGGTGGACGACGATGATCTTGAGCTTCATAAACGGCTGGTTAGCCGTGAGACTAGTTACAATAATCTGAATGGATCATCGTTGAGTGATGATGAGGTATGCGAATACAGATCGAGCAGCCAAAAACTGTGCaacaaagaagaagacagtgcaAGATGTTGTGAGAAAATGATAGAAAAAGATCAACTAGTAATGCTAGGTGAAGAGCACCCAGCTCATGTACTTGTGGGGAGATTGGATTTTTGGCTCTACTACATAGCATATTTCTGCGGGGGAACAATTGGACTTGTATATAGCAACAATCTAGGACAAATTGCACAATCACTGGGACACAGTTCCAATACTACCTTACTTCTCACTCTTTATTCATCCTTCTCCTTCTTTGGCCGCTTGCTTTCAGCTGCACCCGACTACGTTCGCGC GAAATTTTACTTTGCAAGAACTGGTTGGCTAACCATTGCCTTGTTGCCGACCCCTGTTGCATTCTTCTTGCTGGCTGCATTAAGCAATTCAACAGCAGCATTGCGTGTAGGAACTGCATTAATCGGGTTGAGTTCGGGGTTCATATTTGCTGCCGCAGTTTCTGTTACATCAGAGCTGTTTGGACCAAACAGTGTAGGCGTGAATCACAACATTCTGATAACCAATATCCCCATAGGGTCACTGATTTACGGCGTGCTTGCTGCAGTAATTTATGATGGCAACGTGGGGAGAGGCCTGAAATTAATGTTTTCAGATTCAGTAGTATGCATGGGGAGGGACTGCTATTTCTTAACGTTTGTGTGGTGGGGTTGCTTATCCGTTGTGGGCTTAGTTTGTAGTCTGCTATTGTTTATTAGAACCAAGCATGCTTACGACGCTTTTGAACGGAATCGTGCATTGGTAGAGCCACAGAGGAACAGGTCATCAAATAGCATAGCATAG
- the LOC107900709 gene encoding protein NUCLEAR FUSION DEFECTIVE 4 isoform X2, translated as MPGPPKLNHYSPVLVFFLCLLAGCSICWFNTVCFVLCIKNFPANRALALSLTVSYNGVSAALYALAGDAISASTSSLYLLLNSLVPLIVSIAALVPILRQPSVDPLSPEAVRSDSIMFLLLNMLAVLTGVYLLLFGSNTSDTSTSHLLLGGAVFLLVFPLCVPGVVYARRWFHHTIHSNFQLRGSGFILVDDDDLELHKRLVSRETSYNNLNGSSLSDDEVCEYRSSSQKLCNKEEDSARCCEKMIEKDQLVMLGEEHPAHVLVGRLDFWLYYIAYFCGGTIGLVYSNNLGQIAQSLGHSSNTTLLLTLYSSFSFFGRLLSAAPDYVRAKFYFARTGWLTIALLPTPVAFFLLAALSNSTAALRVGTALIGLSSGFIFAAAVSVTSELFGPNSVGVNHNILITNIPIGSLIYGVLAAVIYDGNVGRGLKLMFSDSVVCMGRDCYFLTFVWWGCLSVVGLVCSLLLFIRTKHAYDAFERNRALVEPQRNRSSNSIA; from the exons ATGCCTGGGCCCCCGAAGTTGAATCATTACTCCCCGGTTCTG GTTTTCTTTCTATGCTTGTTAGCAGGATGTAGCATATGCTGGTTCAACACAGTTTGCTTTGTTCTTTGCATAAAAAACTTCCCGGCTAACCGAGCACTTGCTCTATCCCTCACAGTGAGCTACAATGGTGTAAGTGCAGCCTTGTACGCCCTTGCTGGTGATGCCATTAGTGCATCAACCAGTTCGCTATATCTTCTTCTGAATTCCCTTGTTCCCCTTATCGTTTCGATTGCAGCACTAGTTCCTATCCTCCGCCAACCCTCGGTGGATCCTCTTTCCCCCGAGGCAGTCCGCAGCGACTCCATTATGTTTCTACTATTGAACATGCTGGCCGTTTTAACCGGTGTTTATCTCCTCCTTTTCGGTTCAAACACATCGGATACAAGTACATCTCATCTCCTCCTTGGGGGAGCTGTTTTTCTTCTGGTTTTCCCATTATGTGTTCCCGGTGTTGTCTATGCCCGACGTTGGTTCCATCATACCATACATTCTAACTTCCAACTTAGAGGATCGGGCTTCATTCTGGTGGACGACGATGATCTTGAGCTTCATAAACGGCTGGTTAGCCGTGAGACTAGTTACAATAATCTGAATGGATCATCGTTGAGTGATGATGAGGTATGCGAATACAGATCGAGCAGCCAAAAACTGTGCaacaaagaagaagacagtgcaAGATGTTGTGAGAAAATGATAGAAAAAGATCAACTAGTAATGCTAGGTGAAGAGCACCCAGCTCATGTACTTGTGGGGAGATTGGATTTTTGGCTCTACTACATAGCATATTTCTGCGGGGGAACAATTGGACTTGTATATAGCAACAATCTAGGACAAATTGCACAATCACTGGGACACAGTTCCAATACTACCTTACTTCTCACTCTTTATTCATCCTTCTCCTTCTTTGGCCGCTTGCTTTCAGCTGCACCCGACTACGTTCGCGC GAAATTTTACTTTGCAAGAACTGGTTGGCTAACCATTGCCTTGTTGCCGACCCCTGTTGCATTCTTCTTGCTGGCTGCATTAAGCAATTCAACAGCAGCATTGCGTGTAGGAACTGCATTAATCGGGTTGAGTTCGGGGTTCATATTTGCTGCCGCAGTTTCTGTTACATCAGAGCTGTTTGGACCAAACAGTGTAGGCGTGAATCACAACATTCTGATAACCAATATCCCCATAGGGTCACTGATTTACGGCGTGCTTGCTGCAGTAATTTATGATGGCAACGTGGGGAGAGGCCTGAAATTAATGTTTTCAGATTCAGTAGTATGCATGGGGAGGGACTGCTATTTCTTAACGTTTGTGTGGTGGGGTTGCTTATCCGTTGTGGGCTTAGTTTGTAGTCTGCTATTGTTTATTAGAACCAAGCATGCTTACGACGCTTTTGAACGGAATCGTGCATTGGTAGAGCCACAGAGGAACAGGTCATCAAATAGCATAGCATAG